A part of Alphaproteobacteria bacterium genomic DNA contains:
- a CDS encoding EamA family transporter has product MKTSHIILGLLMVLMWGSNFPIMKLGIENMPPLLFSALRSILVLPLLFFVPRPKCWKTIFLMGLLIGTLKLPLMLFGIHLGLSAGLASLLSQTHVFFTILLAMFWLNEWPNKQNWISIIIASAGICLIISQVEGTVSTFYGLGVILLSAFFWSISNIATRKTSHLNIIHLTLWMNIIPPLPLLGLSWYLYGGAPLIESLTDLSVRTIFSVLYATFLSGVAGYCIWGFLLRTYPTSTVIHFSLLTPVSAMLFGFLLLNEVPDPLSLIGAGLIFSGLLFNQMNLKRKVLSAEKIIEE; this is encoded by the coding sequence ATGAAAACTAGCCATATCATCTTGGGTCTTTTAATGGTGCTGATGTGGGGAAGCAATTTTCCCATTATGAAGCTTGGGATTGAAAATATGCCGCCACTCCTGTTTTCTGCCCTCAGATCTATTCTTGTATTACCCCTTTTATTTTTCGTTCCACGACCAAAGTGTTGGAAAACTATTTTTTTAATGGGATTGCTGATTGGCACGTTAAAACTTCCTTTAATGCTGTTTGGTATTCATTTGGGTTTGTCTGCCGGGCTTGCATCTTTGCTATCTCAAACCCATGTCTTTTTTACAATTTTATTAGCTATGTTTTGGTTGAATGAATGGCCAAATAAGCAGAATTGGATCAGCATCATTATTGCCAGCGCTGGAATTTGTTTGATTATTTCTCAAGTTGAGGGCACCGTTTCCACCTTTTATGGATTAGGGGTTATTTTGCTCTCTGCATTTTTTTGGAGCATCTCTAATATTGCAACGCGCAAAACATCTCATCTTAACATTATCCATTTAACCTTGTGGATGAATATCATTCCGCCTCTCCCTCTTCTGGGGTTATCTTGGTATCTTTATGGGGGCGCTCCTCTTATAGAAAGTTTGACTGATCTTTCTGTCAGAACGATTTTTTCTGTTTTATATGCTACATTCTTATCAGGGGTTGCAGGCTACTGTATTTGGGGTTTCTTACTCAGAACTTATCCCACGTCTACGGTTATTCATTTTTCCTTACTTACCCCTGTATCGGCCATGCTGTTCGGCTTTTTACTGTTGAACGAGGTGCCTGACCCGCTCAGTCTCATAGGCGCTGGCCTTATCTTTTCCGGTCTATTATTCAACCAGATGAACTTGAAAAGAAAAGTTCTTTCTGCTGAGAAAATTATTGAAGAGTAG
- a CDS encoding PDDEXK nuclease domain-containing protein → MTLDKSYKNYIEVLKREIVTARIKASLSVNKELIILYWKIGTHILTMQEKEGWGAKVIEQVSGDLLREFPEMRGLSSRNLKYMRAFSSRWQNFEFVQEVLAQITWYHNIAILEKSNEEEQLWYITKTIENGWSRNVLVHQIESNLYGRQGNAVTNFKDTLPSPQSDLSHELIKSPYNLEFLNISEEILEKDLEQALIGNIRDFLLELGKGFSFVGNQYHIELEGEDYYIDLLFYHLKLRCYVIIELKTGKFLPEHAGKMNFYLNLVDHQLRHTEDNPSIGIILCKDKRNITVKYSLDGLKRPLGVSEYKLNKELEKKIKESLPDEKELKKELGEESGELKKNIGFS, encoded by the coding sequence ATGACGCTGGATAAATCTTATAAAAACTATATCGAAGTTTTGAAACGAGAAATTGTTACGGCCCGGATTAAAGCAAGTCTTTCGGTCAACAAAGAACTGATTATTTTGTATTGGAAAATAGGCACCCATATTCTGACAATGCAAGAAAAAGAAGGATGGGGTGCAAAAGTCATCGAACAGGTTTCAGGAGATCTGCTAAGAGAGTTTCCCGAGATGCGGGGATTATCGTCTCGTAACTTAAAATACATGAGAGCTTTTTCCAGTAGATGGCAAAATTTCGAATTTGTGCAAGAAGTGCTTGCACAAATTACGTGGTATCACAACATTGCCATTTTAGAAAAATCTAACGAAGAGGAGCAATTGTGGTACATCACCAAAACCATAGAAAACGGATGGTCCAGGAATGTCTTGGTGCACCAAATTGAAAGCAATTTGTATGGCAGACAGGGAAATGCGGTGACGAATTTTAAGGATACCTTGCCGAGCCCCCAATCGGATTTGTCGCACGAACTTATAAAAAGTCCCTATAATCTTGAGTTTTTGAATATTTCAGAGGAAATTTTAGAGAAAGATCTTGAACAGGCCTTGATTGGGAACATTCGGGATTTTTTGCTTGAATTGGGTAAAGGATTTTCCTTTGTCGGGAACCAATATCACATTGAACTAGAGGGTGAAGATTATTATATCGATTTGCTATTTTATCATCTGAAGCTGCGGTGTTATGTGATCATTGAACTGAAAACGGGAAAATTTTTGCCAGAGCATGCGGGAAAAATGAATTTCTATTTGAACTTGGTGGACCATCAATTGCGGCATACAGAAGATAACCCCAGCATCGGGATTATTCTATGCAAAGACAAAAGAAATATCACCGTCAAATATTCTCTAGATGGACTAAAAAGGCCCTTGGGAGTTTCTGAGTATAAGCTTAATAAAGAGTTAGAAAAAAAGATAAAAGAATCTTTGCCTGATGAAAAAGAATTGAAAAAAGAGTTGGGGGAAGAGAGTGGAGAGCTAAAAAAAAATATAGGTTTTTCATGA
- a CDS encoding lysozyme — protein MVWAEGFKKTLILDVLKKFEGFSATPYYCAGGYKTIGYGHKIRPGENFGPLSQEQAEILLQKDIKKIEASVDRLIQVALTDLQKTALISFTFNVGAGALQRSTLRAKVNRAEHETVPAELLKWVYNNGKALKGLVYRRGIEGNLYHNKIEFFRIFQDS, from the coding sequence TTGGTTTGGGCAGAGGGCTTTAAGAAAACCTTGATTCTAGATGTACTCAAAAAATTCGAGGGGTTTTCAGCGACCCCGTATTATTGTGCTGGGGGGTATAAGACGATCGGCTATGGACATAAAATCAGACCTGGGGAAAATTTTGGACCCCTAAGCCAAGAGCAGGCAGAAATATTGCTTCAGAAAGATATTAAAAAAATAGAAGCCAGTGTGGATCGCTTGATTCAGGTGGCGCTGACGGACTTGCAAAAAACGGCGCTGATTTCTTTCACCTTTAATGTGGGGGCGGGGGCTCTGCAGCGATCAACCCTGCGGGCGAAAGTGAACCGAGCAGAGCATGAAACTGTTCCCGCAGAATTATTAAAATGGGTTTATAACAATGGTAAGGCGCTGAAAGGTCTGGTTTATAGGAGGGGGATCGAGGGCAACTTATATCATAATAAGATTGAATTCTTTAGGATTTTTCAGGATAGTTAA
- a CDS encoding head-tail connector protein, with the protein MTITVLERKGDSVISLKDAKAFLRITHDLEDELIRSSIQAATEWVEDQTGKMLQEKKVSFVIPLNRKIRERAGLFLRVWHSSGRSLFFFPIQPLIELTKVSLISMEGELQEIPPQRIHLNMSKDPAFLMLDEFVGWGFRFECWVGYQDNSLVPGLLKQAVLQAMACFYEDRNDTSTLYAKTAGLLTPFRHVGM; encoded by the coding sequence ATGACTATAACTGTTTTAGAACGTAAGGGTGATTCTGTTATTTCCCTGAAAGATGCAAAGGCATTTTTACGCATCACCCATGATTTGGAAGATGAGCTTATTCGGTCTTCTATCCAGGCGGCGACCGAATGGGTGGAAGATCAAACAGGCAAGATGCTTCAAGAAAAGAAGGTCAGTTTTGTGATTCCCCTAAACCGAAAAATTCGGGAACGGGCAGGCTTGTTTTTGCGGGTTTGGCACTCAAGTGGGCGCAGTTTATTCTTTTTTCCCATACAGCCCCTGATTGAACTGACCAAAGTTTCTTTAATTTCTATGGAGGGAGAATTACAGGAAATCCCGCCTCAGAGAATTCATCTGAATATGTCAAAGGATCCCGCTTTTTTGATGCTTGATGAATTTGTGGGATGGGGATTTAGGTTTGAATGTTGGGTAGGATATCAGGACAACAGTCTGGTGCCGGGTCTTTTGAAACAGGCTGTTTTACAGGCCATGGCTTGTTTTTATGAAGATAGGAATGACACGAGCACCCTGTACGCCAAGACGGCTGGTCTTTTGACACCCTTTCGTCATGTGGGAATGTAA
- a CDS encoding DMT family transporter has product MFKWIFSPGYAQGVTWAILTAFVSVSNDVITKFVGTRLDGIEISFFRFFFSMVTVLPFMLQKGFPLFKTKQPALHFWRALIGCAAIALFIYSLILLPFADVNVLSYTQPLFFMPIAILFLREKVTANRWIAAAFGFMGILCVMRLGSEAFTPLIFIPIGSTILFAMLDMLAKKMVTIQEHTITMLFYFALGTTLAALVPAIYVWKTPTMGELFWLFCLGSGANLIQVCLFRAFAAADASALVPFRYTELIFVIISGWLLFNEWPTLNTLLGAALIIGSTLYMTYMEMNKRHRKP; this is encoded by the coding sequence ATGTTTAAATGGATTTTCTCACCGGGCTATGCTCAGGGCGTCACTTGGGCCATATTGACCGCTTTTGTTAGCGTTTCTAATGACGTGATTACGAAGTTTGTGGGCACGCGATTGGATGGGATTGAGATCTCTTTTTTCCGCTTTTTCTTTAGCATGGTCACTGTTCTACCGTTCATGCTGCAAAAGGGGTTTCCGCTTTTTAAGACCAAACAACCAGCCTTGCATTTTTGGCGTGCTCTTATTGGCTGTGCGGCTATTGCCCTGTTTATTTACAGTTTGATCTTGCTCCCTTTTGCTGATGTGAATGTTCTTTCTTATACGCAGCCCTTATTTTTCATGCCCATTGCCATTCTGTTTTTACGCGAAAAAGTAACCGCTAATCGTTGGATCGCAGCCGCCTTTGGTTTCATGGGGATCTTGTGTGTGATGCGTCTGGGGTCTGAGGCCTTTACGCCCCTAATTTTTATTCCCATTGGATCCACCATTCTGTTTGCCATGCTTGATATGCTCGCTAAAAAAATGGTCACCATTCAAGAACACACCATTACCATGTTGTTCTATTTTGCCCTGGGAACCACTTTAGCAGCCTTAGTCCCCGCCATTTATGTTTGGAAAACCCCCACAATGGGTGAGCTGTTTTGGCTCTTCTGCCTTGGAAGTGGCGCCAACTTGATTCAAGTTTGCTTGTTCCGCGCCTTTGCCGCAGCTGATGCCTCAGCCTTGGTACCCTTCCGTTATACGGAACTGATTTTCGTCATCATTTCTGGATGGCTGTTGTTTAATGAGTGGCCCACTCTAAACACCCTATTAGGCGCCGCTCTTATCATCGGCAGCACCTTGTACATGACCTACATGGAAATGAATAAACGACATCGCAAGCCTTAA